The Salvelinus fontinalis isolate EN_2023a chromosome 9, ASM2944872v1, whole genome shotgun sequence genome has a window encoding:
- the LOC129862496 gene encoding general transcription factor II-I repeat domain-containing protein 2-like: MAKRKVDTENRGFQTRWESEYMFTEVAGKPVCLLCGESVAVLKEYNLRRHYETKHADKNKNMDMEQRLQKAEELKRGLKSRQALFKKAKSQGQAAVKASFILAEEIAKSARPFTEGDFIKNCMIKVCDEVCPEKRQLFLNVSLSRNTIAERVDQLSINLKEQLVKKGKDFIAYSLAVDESTDISDIAQLSIFIRGVDSSLSVTEEFLALRPMHGTTTGHDLYEEVSRCVNEMELPWEKLVGLTTDGAPAMCGHRSGLVAKIREKMQEENATGELTAYHCIIHQEALCGKALKMEHVMSIITRTVNFIRAKGLNHRQFKAFLTELETEHGDLPYHTEVRWLSQGKVLQRCFELREEICLFLDSKGKDTTQLRDEMFLCEMAFLCDITSHLNAMNLQLQGRDHVISDMYSTVKAFKTKLTLWETQMRKENLSHFPSCQTMKEKLSTSAFPSAQLADKIGMLAADFRRRFADFEAQKSRLELLGNPFAVDVESSPPNLQMELIDLQCNDALRAKYAAVGAAEFARFLPDTMPQLRIQAAQTLSMFGSTYLCEQLFSLMNLNKTSHRSRLTAEHLHSILRISSAQSLTPNIDELVEKMGHHQVSPSTSNK, translated from the coding sequence atggcaaaacggaaggtggacactgagaaccgggggtttcaaacaaggtgggagtcggagtatatgttcacggaggtagctggaaaacctgtgtgtcttctgtgtggagaaagtgtggcggtactgaaagagtataatctgagacgacattatgaaacgaaacacgcggacaaaaacaagaatatggacatggaacaaaggctacaaaaggcagaggaattaaaacgaggcctcaaatctcgacaggctctgttcaaaaaagccaaatcacaaggccaggctgctgtcaaggccagttttattttggcagaagagatcgctaaatcagcccggccatttacggagggggatttcatcaaaaactgcatgattaaagtttgtgacgaagtttgcccagaaaaaaggcaactctttttaaatgtgagtctgagcagaaacaccattgccgagagagtagaccagttgtccatcaatctaaaagagcagcttgtgaaaaagggaaaagatttcattgcatattccttggctgtggatgagagcaccgacatttctgacattgcccagttgtcaattttcatccgcggagtggactccagcctaagcgtgacagaggagtttttggctttacgtcctatgcatggcacaactacggggcatgatttgtatgaagaggtgtcaagatgtgtaaatgagatggagctgccttgggaaaaactcgtgggtttgacaaccgacggagcacctgcgatgtgtggacacaggagcggactggtggcgaagatacgggaaaagatgcaagaggaaaacgcgacaggtgagctgacagcttatcattgtatcatacaccaggaagcgttgtgcggtaaagccttgaaaatggagcatgtaatgagcatcatcacgcgcacagttaactttatcagagccaaaggtttgaatcaccgccagttcaaggcatttctgacggagttagaaacggagcatggtgatttgccttatcacacagaggtgcgatggctaagccagggaaaggtgcttcaaagatgtttcgagcttcgtgaggagatttgtctgttcttggacagcaaagggaaagacacaacacaactccgagacgaaatgtttctgtgtgaaatggcttttctgtgtgacattacgagtcatctgaatgcaatgaacttgcagctgcagggtcgggatcatgtcatctctgatatgtacagtacagtgaaggcatttaaaaccaaactgactctgtgggagacgcagatgcggaaagaaaatttgagccactttcccagctgccagaccatgaaagagaagctctctaccagtgcgttcccgagcgcacagttggctgataaaataggtatgcttgccgctgactttcgacgccgatttgctgactttgaagcacaaaaaagcaggttggaactgctcggtaacccatttgctgttgacgtggaaagctcaccaccaaacctccaaatggagttgattgacctccaatgcaatgatgcactgagggcaaaatatgcggcagtgggtgctgcggagttcgcccgtttcctccccgacacaatgccccagctgcgcatccaggctgctcaaacgttgtctatgtttggcagcacatacctgtgtgaacaactgttttctttgatgaacctgaacaaaacatcacacagaagtcgacttactgctgaacacctccactcaattctgaggatttcctcagctcagagccttaccccgaacattgatgaacttgtggaaaagatgggacaccaccaagtatcaccctcaacctcaaacaagtga